The Oncorhynchus nerka isolate Pitt River linkage group LG11, Oner_Uvic_2.0, whole genome shotgun sequence genome includes the window AGGGCCTTGGGGTAGGGGGAAGAATGACTGTAATAACTCAtcctctggagggagggagagagaactagcgAGAGAGAGAATCTACTCCAGGCTTTCTTCTTTGAGCCTCTGTCTCCTTGGAGGACTCAGTGGGTCAAAGACAGCTACTACATGCCAATAATAAACATAGACCTAGTAAGGAGACATAATTCAGGTGTAGAAAATTATGGCCCGATTGTACTAGCAAGGTTATGACACAGTCAACTCTAAAATGTAgtcgttctcaaactagacagttaaaaaaacattttattttcccTTTTAAAACTTCCCTTGTAAATTCCCATGTTATTATGTCAAAAGAACTACAGTGGTGACATTTGTTGATCAtatttactgtctctctctctctatctctgcccctGCAGGCAGCGGGCGGGTGAACCTGGTTCCCATCCCCCCGGTGGTGACCAGCCCTCGGGACATGGCCCTGGCAGCAGTCATCTGCAGCGCTCTGGCCACCGTGCTGCTGGCCCTACTCATCCTCTGTGTCATCTACTTCAAGAGACAGCTGCTGGAGAAGAAGCCCAGCGGTGAGTGACCAACTTGAGCTTGAAAGAAGTTATTACAATGTCGTGGAAATCTCAGTGTAGCATTGGGACCAACAGGTGGCTTTGCTATAGAAATATAGCAGCGGCTATCTTGCACTTGTTTAGGGTCTCCATTATGAAAGTGTATTTTTGCCTCAGCATCTCTAAGGTCCCAGGATGGTCCATACAGTGGAGCAGAGTTGTCGTGCCTGGACCGACGGAGGCTCCATGATTTCCCTCAGCACCCATGCTGCCAATGTCACCACGGGCCAGGCCACACCTGTGGTAGGTCCTATTACTGGTGGGCTTCTACATTCACATCACTCTTTATGAGCCTTGGTTCTCAAGCCGTTCACTCTGTCAAGTTGTGTGGAGTCTTTAACTGTATCACTATGGTACTGGCATCGCTATATGCTGAGGCTTCTTGGCAAGGTCATCCATGCTTTCTGATGGTTCGCGGTCGGTACACGTTTTTCCTGTGTGATCTCCAGGCCCAGTGCACCTGATCCCCTCCCTGTGCTGTGATGAAAGCTGCAGTTTGGGCCGAAGTAGAGACACCAGCCCCTTCCAGTCCCAGATCAGCCTTAACGAGGGGTGAGGAGCATGACACAACAGCACTCACCTCACCTCCACTCAAAACCATCAACCACCATTAATTAACCACCGATCTACATCATTTAACATTGTTCAACACCACACACCATCATAATTAATCAACACCAATCAACATCTATTCTAGTACATGGGTGCCAAAATATGACAGTCAAAAGAACCAGTAACAAGTACAGCAACTGATATTGCTTGACATCATGTCTCCTGGATTCCCAGAAAGACCTAGAAgtgtagacagacatacagtaaaCCATTTCTGTGGTGGATAATGTTTgcgaaaccaaacaacattcctTTACACACCTCTGGttcagaacaggaagagaaacacgAACAAGGCCAAAAACAATCTTGTTATGGTGTTAACTTTGGGTCTGTTTGGGAGATTACTGTCAGAGAAGTGCCTCCCTGGGACTGTGGTTGGATCATTAcagctgggacagggagagatttATGATGCTGACACGGCCTCCATTTTCCCCTACAGATGTGGCGTGAACCCCTGTGAGGAGAATGTTCTGGCCTATCTGAAAGCCCATCCAGAGCCCTGCATCTCCAGAGAGGCTGGCGAGACATGGCTGCTCATGCAGAACCCCGACTGTGCCGAGAGCTTGGGATCACCCTGCTGCAAccgagaggaagaagaggaagaagaggaggaggggtgcaTGTCAAGTGAGGACACACAGGAGAAATCAACTGAACAGGCTAGACAGAGCCAGGAGAAGACTGGTGCCCTGACAGAGGTCCTCCTTCCAAAGCATCAGCCATCTTCACTGGAAGGTCAGTGGTGTCTTGCTGTACTGTATGAACTTtaatgcagacacacacagaatgaTCCTCATTGTAAATACAGTTTGAAATTGAGCGATGCTTGGTGTATAACATACTTCAGATGCTCACTTAGGGTACGCTCTCCCAGTAGTTATACATGAACCAAGCCAATGAGCGATTAacaaacacagtaacacactattTTTCACTGTGTCAAGAAAAGAGGAAAGTATACAAGTGCAAACACTATTAAGTAGAGAAGAATCACTGCTTCTCCTTCCCCTCAAAAACTATTTAGAATTCTTCTGCATAGCATACCTGTTTAATATGAAATTGGAACGATAACAAATGGTTGAGTCCATTAAAACAGATACACACTATTTATGGAAAAAGCTTCAGTGTATCTGCCAAATGGAGCTTCAGAGCCAAAGCAGATTGTCTGAACTGATGGAATCCAGTGAGTGAGCTCAGAGTAGAGCAGCAGAAGCCCCAGCAAAACACAGTCAAGTAGAAAGCTACAACACAGAAGcatcaggacagaggagacatTCTGTGTCCTAACAGCAtagttcaaacacacacacgcatacacttaTTTTACCACAAATGTTGCACTCCCTTTGATTGGCAGGGACAGTGTTGTGTCCATGGAAACTGGGACTAGTCAAGAAGCAAAGAAAGGGCCAGGCAGCGATCCCAGCTGAGCCTTCTGATGTTGGGACTCGGTCCCTGCCTGACCTATGTTAGGTAGATAGATTACTAATGACAGTGTgtgcttttctcctctctctttttccaggATGACATGGATTTATTTGGCTCGTGTTCCACCCTTGAACCGCCCTGGACCTGAAAACAGTCCAGAAAGATCCCGTTTCAGATTACACTAGCCCACAGACCAATTCCCAAAAAGTGTGTGGTACACAATCTCTTTCAAGCGGTTTGTGACCCACAACCTTTCGTCACACATCTGAAGGGACTatgtacagtgctgtgaaaaagtatttgccccctttctaattttgcatattttttatactaaatgttatcagatcttcaaccaaaacccaatattagataaagggaacctaagtgaacaaataacacagcaaTCACATACTTATTTCATGAataaagttatgcaacacccaatgcccctgtgtacagcaaagcatccccaaactatcacactaccaccaccatgcttgaccgttggtataaggttcttactgtgaaatgcagtgtttggtttttgccaggcataatgggaccGATGTTGTctaaaaagttatacttttgactcatctgtccagagaacaagagtcttgatgatcatccaggtgcttctTAGCAAACTTGAGTCAACTTTTTGGACAAGATGGGTTCCATTATAtctggcgaaaaccaaacactgcattccacagtaagaacctcataccaacggtGTTCGTAGTTTGAttgtttggggatgctttgctgcctcaggacctgggcgacttgccttaatagaaggaacaaTGAATTCTgttctgtatcagagaattctacaggagaatgtcaggtcaTCCATCTGTGAGCTGAAGTTGCagcgcagctgggtcatgcagcaagacaatgatccaaaacacacaatcaagtccaCATGAAAATGGTTAGAAAGCAacaaatttgaagttttggaatggcctagtcaaagtccagacctaatcccaattgagatgttgtggcaggacttgaaacgagcagttcatgcttgaaaacccacaaatgtcgctgagttaaagcagttctgcctgcagaagtgggccaaaattcctccacagcgttgtgagagactgatcaacaaataaaggaagcatttggttgcagGCATTGCAGCTAAatgtggcacaaccagttattgagtataaggggcaattactttttcacacaggggaattgggtgttgcataattttgttaattaaataaaaaattatcaTTTTTTTGTTAATTGTAAATTCAGGTTCCCTTGATCTAATATTGGGTTTTGGTTGAAAATCTCATAATATTCCGTATAAAAAAATATGCACAAATGtagaaaatcagaaagggggcaaatacctTTTCACAGCACTGCAAATAAATGCTAACAAATGACTTCACGGCAAAATAAAGCACAAGAGCAGAGACTGAAAAGAAATCTATGCACAACGCGAGGTTGCCGGGCCAGAGGCTGATGTAATGAAGTTGAACGCATGCAAAATGATTGGTGACTGGTACAAAGTAAATAGATGCCTTCCCCTTTGTTTCTGATGTCTGCTTAAGTCGGTGACTAGCAGAATCGGTACCACAGTGTGACTGTGACTATTGATGTGTTTTGTCATGAAGTCGCTGTTACAAGTGAATAACTGGCAACGTCTCCTTAAAGGGCGCAAGAGAAGCATGTCAAAACGTACATCTGTGATTTCTAGTGCACATGGAAGACAATCTAGATAATACTGAACAAGTTAAGACAATGAGGAATGTTGTGTGTGATATGAAATTTGTTGTAGATATTGTAAAATAGAAAATAGGTTAATATTTTTGTaatgtagacatgactgactaatGACAAATATGCCTGCTTTTTTCAGTTGTAGTATTGGTGGTTGTGCATATACACTTTCATTTGATATATTTGTAAATAAACCACTTCAACAAGATAAACTAGGTGATTTTGATTGTTGTTCAAATGTCTCTAGTGACTAACATTGAAATGGCCCATCTTTAATCCTACACCAATTGCAACAGACAACCTTCAATCATCACTACATCACACACTACATTCCCTCCCGTATACAGTGGCGTCTCTCTGAAACTCAAGATATTACTTGCCACAAAATATTATGATTGAATTTGGTTCAAAACTAGATATGAGTAATGAAAATAAAGCTTCCATTAGTGATTTCATATTTAGGAATTTATTCATGGCTCTGTgcgatgtacagtaggcctacatgtgCTTACAGCTACCCAGCTCACTCCCTTTGATAGCATGTTCACACCTTGATTAACCATCTGAAGTAAATCCCACCTTGATGGGCAATGCCCCAGGTCAGATATCCGTGCTAGGCAAGTAAGCACATTGTATGGGGAGCAGCTGTAGCCTCAGCCCATGGTAATTAGAGACAGAATCTGTTGAAACAGATGCAAACAGCCGGTAGTACTTGATTTAGCTAGTCGTCACAGTCTGGATCACGCTCTGTGTGAATTAATCAGAAATTAAATCTCCAATTCACAACACCTAAGAGACCATATCCTTCCTTCTCAGCCCATAACCTCCcatcccaccctcctcccctccctaacAGAAACACAGACAAATCAGAGGGAGCAGATTTGCATTTAAGTCAAAACACTATGTCAGGAATAGCAGCTgttgtatttgtcctgtctgaTCTGAACAGGAAATAACAATGAACTGCTCATACTTTTGCAGAAAATGATATTCAACGCTAACAGATTTGAGTATTTTCTCTTGGGCAGATTATACAAATAATGTCTACATACTTCAACTTATCTATTTACATGGATATTGGAACAGATGTTTCAAACATACATGCTCAGTGCTGAAGATTACATTGCTCATTACTGCAATATTCTGAATTAAATGATGCACTTTTTGTGCTTTCCATAATTTATATGCATCAATGACAAAAATATGTGTAAGACAGTATGGTATAATACATGTGGTATATGCACAGATCTGCACAGACTTTCATGAACCACACAGAACCTATGGTTGAGCCAAATCACTAAATAGCTAGCTCGTATACAAAAATTGCATaaaaaaacatacatttacaGTGACTGCATACAGCTACAGTTATCTGCCTTTTGAAAGGATGAATAATTCATTGCATTTTCTGATCATGTGAGTCCATTCCACAGCAACACAATACAAGTCGTGGCTGAAACGGAATTGAAGAGTCGAAGATCGATCGAGCTAATcagcttgtagagtccatgatGAAGGTCTCAAAGTCTGGGTTCAGGTCAGTCACCAGGGCGTCCACAAAGTCCTCAATAGTGGGCTGTCTCTGCAGCATCCCTGTGTCACACAGATACACGGACAGGGATTGAGCATATTGCCCTTTAAAAAAAGGTTTATATGATGTCACTGAAGTAAAACTCCTCCAATGAATTGAAGTGAAACACCTGAGTTACAATATAAAAGCAGAACTTTCAGTTAAATAAGATATAGCTTATGGCCTGTAGTGGATATCAGGTAACACGGAGCAAATTCATTAAATGCAAGAGCACATAGAGAAGTGTATTAATGTACCTTTAAAGTTGTCCTCAAGAGTAAACACTCCTAAGTTCTCATTTGTTGTTTCAACACTGCAACAGTACAAATGTCAAAAGGTGTGATATTTTGAGGGGGTAGAGTGTCTCTATACACATATAATCTCCTTGCTACCCTGCTGCAGTATGTTTCTAACAGGCCATTCGGAGCAGCTCTGGGAATATGTGTCTGGTAGCTCATGCACGGAGCGCACACTCTCTTCACAATTCCGCTGCACTCTCGCTTTGAAGTCAGTTCATTTCCCCCTTGTGTTGCTGCCAATGTAAATaggcactcccctctctccctccttcctgcaTGGGTCACCtccaacacacacccacacacacgcgcgcgcgcaatAGACAGGCACTAAAAAGAAAATGTAGATACAATTTTTAAATCAAAATTCAGGAACAAAACACTTGCATTTATAACCACATGCAAAGGGTTCCaataataaaacacacacacccatacacagagactCATTCATGCATGcatctcccccccacacacacacacagcagggagTCCATCTCTGAGAAGTTAGCCTTCCTAAAACTGGCTGAGCAGTTGGAAAATGAGCCCTGAATCAGCTTGGTCCTGGCCTGCATTAAACTGGCTGCCTCCCACACTGGAGCCTTGCATGAGAAACAGACAAGGGTTCATCTTCCACTTTAGCCACGAGTCAGAAGCAGGTTTCACGCTGCCTgcccacactccctccctcccaacaaCTAGATAGGGGTACAAACCAGAGCACAGTCACAAGACctctgaaacaaggttctaaatcCACATGAAGGTGGTGGCTTTCAAGCACTCGTATGATATGGGTTTATTAAAAACTAGATCATGCTTGATGTTCTGCTTGTAAGCATTGTGGTTGGCTGATAGTGGCATTGGATAACATGTTCTCTGGTAGAAAAACATCCACTGAATTACCgagagcaggtattcccaaatgtgatgtacattttttttttaaatacttaaatgtttttttttttttttaaataaatccttcacattttcaaacagtccatttatattttccaatggggctatacatttgggtgagttttttttctcacctgagtatcctcatttcactgccaaaaataaaattaaaccatctagtgttcagcgagataacaacacaatgtcaaatacggGTAgcatagtcaaataattaacatccaatcacattaaccattactctctCGTAGGAATtcactaacggtccgtatgtagccaaacgtagctgctgctcatgttggtatctgtactgatgacgcaaaagccatgacagggagacatagcggagtggtaacgcgcgttgctcccgatgccacttgggtacactgcaccatccaccgagaggctcttgctgccaagggaatgcctgacagcttgaaagacgttttggacactacagtgaaaatggttaactttgttaaagcaaggcccctgaactctcgtgtattttctgcactaatgcaatgatatgagcagagaccatgtaacgcttctacaacatacagaagtgcgctggttatcaagggaccAAGTactgacatttttttttaaattgagagacgagcttaacgTTTTCTTCACttaccatcattttcacttgtctgactgcttgcatgatgacgagtttctcacacgactggcctatctgggtgatgttaattctcgcctgaatgatctgaatctaggattacagggcactctgcaactatattcaatgtgcgggacaaaattgaggctatgattaagaggttggagctcttctctgtctgcattaacaaggacaacacacaggtctttccatcattgtatgatttttttgtgtgtaaatGAACTCAAGCACACGGACAATGTCAattgtgatatagcgaagcacctgagtgagttgggagcgcaattacgcaggtactttcccgaaacgccTAACACAAACAAGTGGttttgttatccctttcatgtcctgcctccagtccacttaccgatatctgaacaagagagcatcatcgaaattgcaacaagcggttctttGAAAATTGAATtcaaatcagaagccactgccagatttttggattgggctgcgctcagagtactgtatcctgccttggcaaatcacgctgttaagactcggatgccctttgcaaccacgtacctatgtgagagtggattcttggccctcactagcatgaaaactaaatacaggcacagactgtgtgtgcaAAATTATATAAGACtgagcacacccttctcattaatggtcagttattcacaattttcgatgaacaaaaggttttatatgtaagatggttaaataaaagagcaaaattattgattattattattatttgtgccttggtcctttgtcacttcccatgagccaggttgtgacaaaaactcacactcattcttatgtttaataaatgtatcgtatagtgtgtgtggcaggcgtacaatgatggcaaaaaacaacatttgagagtgcactgacactggtgctagaggggctatgcagctggaggttgaatgtttgacgGGATACaagactataaaaagtttgggaaccactgacctAGAGGATGATACAGCAGTAGTACAATATTTGGCTAAACCTGCTATTTTCAATTGCAGAAATCTATGGACTATTCAAAGCTACATGTTTTTCTTTCCTCACAAAACTATGACATTatagggcagtaatataatattgCATATATGAACCTTAGAGGGCTAACCACTAAATGCTATGCATGCACGGTTTACCTCAAATGGATTTTCACAAAAACATGACATCATTGGGCTGGGAATGGTGAGCTCATCTAAGTATCTCACCATAGATCTCACTCTGCAGTCACTGATCTGGATCCACAAGGCTGTCTGCAGCATCACTAGCACTTTCTCTAATGACAGCTATTTCCAGACACCTCTCCACAAGGGGATTTGCAGTGGGCTGGCCGGGAGCCTGCAGCCTGCCGTGCTGTAGGTTGGTGTGTTAAATAAGCATGGAGACTAATCTGCATAACCAGAGTCACAATGTGACAAAGGAGCAACCAGCAGGTAAAcgccaatgatgtatataaacacCAGATTGCAaatgtattggccaatgagaggctttgaagccaccggtcggTCATATTGGCATTATTGGTCATAttcagtcctccataggaatgaatgaaattctacagtattttaattgtttcaaggacaaaattacatattttttgttgtagtggggacagtgacattaacactaatacacacatacacacacacacgtttggacacacctactcattcaagggtttttctttatttgtactattttctacattgaagaataatagtgaaggcatcaaaacgatgaaaaaacatgtaaccaaaaaaaaattaaacaaagaaaaatatattttgtatttgagattcttcaaagtagccaccctttgccttgatgacagctttgcactctctgcattctctcaaccagcttccaatagtcttgaaggagttcccacatatttttttatatatatatatttatttatttcacctttatttaaccaggtaggctagttgagaacaagttctcatttgcaactgcgacctggccaagataaagcgtagcaattcgacacatacaacacagagttacacatggaataaacaaaacatacagtagaacaaaataaaacaaaaagtctatatacagtgagtgcaaatgaggtaagttaaggaaataaataggccatggtggcgaagtaattaccatatagcaattaaacactggaatggtagatcggcagaagatgaatgtgcaggtagagatcctggggtgcaaaggagcaaaataaataaataaatacataccagtatggggatgtggtaggtagatagatgggctgtttacagataggctatgtacaggtgcagtgatctgtaagctgctctgacagctggtgcttaaagctagtgagggagatgtgagtctccagcttcagagatttttgcaattcgttccagtcatgggcagcagagaactggaaggaaagacgaccaaaggaggaattggctttgggggtgaccagtgaggtatacctgctggagcgggtgctacgagtgggtgctgctatggtgaccagtgagctgagataaggcggggctttacctagcagagtctagtagataacctgtagccagtgggtttggtgacgagtatgaagcgagggccaatcaacgagagtgtacaggtcgcaatggtgggtagtgtatggggctttggtgacaaaacggatggcactgtgatagactgcatccagtttgttgagtagagtgttggaggctattttatagatgacatcaccgaagtcgaggatcggtaggatggtcagttttacgagggtatgtttggcagcatgagtgaaggatgctttgttgcgatataggaagccgattctagatttaattttggattggagatgcttaatgtgagtctggaaggagagtttacagtctaaccagacatccaggtatttgtagttgtccacgtattctaagtcagagccgtccatagtgatgctggacgggcgagcaggtcgctcctaccaggtggcgtggcgagaatctgtctcctcaccacgcgctctcaccactggtgtcccccagggctctgttctaggccctctcctattctcgctatacaccaagtcacttggctctgtcataacctcacatggtctctcctatcattgctatgcagacgacacacaattaatcttctcctttcccccctctgatgaccaggtggcgaatcgcatctctgcatgtctggcagacatatcagtgtggatgacggatcaccacctcaagctgaacctcggcaagacggagctgctcttcctcccggggaaggactgcccgttccatgatctcgccatcacggttgacaactccatcgtgtcctcctcccagagcgctaagaaccttggcgtgatcctggacaacaccctgtcgttctcaactaacatcaaggcggtggcccgttcctgtaggttcatgctctacaacatccgcagagtacgaccctgcctcacacaggaagcggcgcaggtcctaatccaggcacttgtcatctcccgtctggattactgcaactcgctgttggctgggctccctgcctgtgccattaaacccctacaactcatccagaacgccgcagcccgtctggtgttcaaccttcccaagttctctcacgtcaccccgctcctccgctctctccactggcttccagttgaagctcgcatccgctacaagaccatggtgcttgcctacggagctgtgagggaacggcacctcagtacctccaggctctgatcaggccctacacccaaacaagggcactgcgttcatccacctctggcctgctcgcctccctaccactgaggaagtacagttcccgctcagcccagtcaaaactgttcgctgctctggccccccaatggtggaacaaactgcctcacgacgccaggacagcggagtcaatcaccaccttccggagacacctgaaaccccacctctttaaggaatacctaggataggataaagtaatccttctcaccccccttaaaagatttagatgcactattgtaaagtggctgttccactcactggatgtcataaggtgaaagcaccaatttgtaagtcgctctggataagagcgtctgctaaatgacttaaatgtaaatgttaaatgaatagcatgcatttagttttacttgcgtttaagagcagttggaggccacggaaggagagttgtatggcattgaagctcgtctgaaaaagcttgccttagcgtttctaactgcctgtgtatatttgttcctaacttccctgaaaagtttcatatcacgggggctattcgatgctaatgcagaacgccacaggatgtttttgtgctggtcaagggcagacaggtctggagtgaaccaaggactatatctattcctagttctaaattttttgagaggggcatgcttatttatggtgaggaaggcacttttaaagaatagctaggcatcatctactgacgggatgaggtcaatgtcattccaggataccccggccaggtcgattagaaaggcctgctcgcagaagtgtttcagggagcgtttgacagtgatgaggggtggtcgtttggtcgcagacccattacggatgcaggcaatgaagcagtgatcgctgagatcttgattgaaaacagcagaggtgtatttggagggcgaattagttaggatgacatctatgagggggcccgtgtttactgatttggcgttgtacctggtaggttcattgataatttgtgtgagattgagggcatcaagcttagtttgtaggatggccggggtgttaagcatgtcccagtttaggtcacctagtagcacgagctcagaagatagatggggggcaatcaattcacatatggtatcgagggcacatctgggggcagagggaggtctatagcaagcggcaacagtgagagacttgtttctggaaaggtgaatttttagaagtagaagctcaaattgatTGGGTATAGACTTAGATAGCCTTCAGAGTTCTGTATTAccatctttgcagtagattgcaaagacatctgggtt containing:
- the LOC115136679 gene encoding tumor necrosis factor receptor superfamily member 19-like — encoded protein: MALIPGHTWLFLLTLHVIYSSLVPVTAEEETSECREQEYKDQLGNCKPCKQCDAGQELSKECGFGYGEDARCVSCRSNRYKEDRSLQKCKPCLDCGLNNRFQKGNCSTTSNAVCGDCLPGFYRKTKLSGFQDMECIPCGDRPPPYEPHCSGRVNLVPIPPVVTSPRDMALAAVICSALATVLLALLILCVIYFKRQLLEKKPSASLRSQDGPYSGAELSCLDRRRLHDFPQHPCCQCHHGPGHTCGPVHLIPSLCCDESCSLGRSRDTSPFQSQISLNEGCGVNPCEENVLAYLKAHPEPCISREAGETWLLMQNPDCAESLGSPCCNREEEEEEEEEGCMSSEDTQEKSTEQARQSQEKTGALTEVLLPKHQPSSLEG